The following are encoded in a window of Manihot esculenta cultivar AM560-2 chromosome 8, M.esculenta_v8, whole genome shotgun sequence genomic DNA:
- the LOC110621396 gene encoding uncharacterized protein LOC110621396, whose translation MSSPRKTMHDPFKFWKFLVFPTVKAADIFSLFVKATLLVGTVVSISLLFYSAFSNQSQWFSCPQCDRVLLYGHRKLFKSNNASGDNYQETNVSHILFGIGGSAKTWNQRRHYCELWWRPEITRGYVWLDEKPPETEEWPKTSPPYKVSEDTSMFKYNCSYGSRSALHIARIVKESFELGFDNVRWFVMGDDDTVFFVENLVMILAKYDHNQMYYIGGNSESVEQDVIHSYTMAYGGGGFAISYPLAKELVRVLDGCVDRYSFFYGSDQRVQACMSEIGVSLTKELGFHQVDIRGNPYGLLASHPLAPLVSLHHLDYVQSIFPDMTQIDSLNKLIKPYGMDPGRTLQHSFCYDWNRSRSVSVSWGYTIQLYPYLATAKQLETAFQTFQTWRSWSNGPFTFNTQPMSHDPCERPVVYFLDRVESVGQGQTLTTYRRHVEKGNEGCDRPDYASIQAVQFVNVTSSTLKPDIWNMAPRRQCCEIINSKMEEVVGVKIRGCHQFESVTPP comes from the exons ATGTCTTCTCCCAGAAAAACAATGCATGATCCTTTCAAATTCTGGAAATTCCTGGTTTTTCCGACAGTTAAAGCCGCTGATATCTTCTCTTTATTCGTTAAAGCAACTCTTCTTGTGGGCACTGTTGTTTCAATCTCTCTCCTTTTTTACTCTGCTTTTTCTAATCAATCCCAGTGGTTTTCTTGTCCTCAATGCGATCGAGTTTTACTATACGGTCACCGGAAGTTATTCAAGAGTAATAACGCTTCTGGCGATAACTATCAAGAAACAAATGTATCCCATATTTTATTTGGCATTGGTGGGTCTGCAAAGACATGGAATCAGCGGCGGCACTACTGTGAGCTATGGTGGAGGCCTGAAATTACTCGAGGTTATGTTTGGCTTGACGAGAAACCTCCAGAGACAGAAGAGTGGCCGAAAACCTCCCCTCCTTATAAAGTCTCGGAGGATACATCGATGTTCAAGTACAACTGCTCGTATGGTTCTCGCTCTGCTCTGCATATTGCACGGATTGTTAAAGAAAGCTTTGAGCTGGGATTTGATAACGTGAGGTGGTTTGTGATGGGAGATGATGATACAGTATTTTTTGTAGAGAATCTAGTGATGATATTAGCAAAATACGATCATAATCAGATGTATTATATCGGAGGCAATTCGGAGAGTGTTGAGCAAGACGTGATACACTCGTATACAATGGCTTATGGGGGTGGTGGATTTGCTATTAGTTATCCTCTAGCCAAGGAGCTCGTCAGAGTTTTGGATGGCTGCGTTGATCGATACTCATTTTTTTACGGCTCCGATCAGAGAGTTCAGGCTTGCATGAGCGAGATTGGTGTTTCTCTCACCAAAGAGCTTGGTTTCCACCAG GTTGATATAAGAGGAAACCCATATGGTTTACTAGCCTCACACCCACTAGCGCCATTGGTCTCTCTCCACCACCTAGACTATGTACAATCAATATTTCCAGATATGACTCAGATTGACTCGCTCAATAAGCTCATCAAACCTTACGGAATGGATCCGGGTCGGACTCTACAGCACAGTTTCTGTTACGATTGGAACCGTAGTAGATCGGTGTCAGTCTCTTGGGGCTACACCATACAGTTATATCCATACTTGGCAACGGCTAAGCAACTTGAGACTGCGTTTCAAACGTTTCAAACATGGCGGAGTTGGAGCAATGGTCCATTTACGTTCAACACTCAACCCATGAGTCATGACCCGTGTGAGAGACCCGTTGTATATTTCTTGGATCGGGTTGAGAGTGTTGGGCAGGGTCAGACCTTGACCACGTACAGAAGACACGTGGAGAAAGGAAATGAAGGTTGTGACCGACCGGACTATGCTTCTATTCAGGCAGTTCAGTTTGTCAATGTGACAAGTTCCACTTTGAAGCCTGACATTTGGAATATG GCACCACGTAGGCAGTGCTGCGAGATAATCAACAGCAAAATGGAGGAGGTGGTAGGAGTCAAGATTAGAGGTTGCCATCAATTTGAAAGCGTCACTCCTCCGTAG